A genome region from Erigeron canadensis isolate Cc75 chromosome 3, C_canadensis_v1, whole genome shotgun sequence includes the following:
- the LOC122592383 gene encoding protein phosphatase 2C 70: MEIVTLVDGIATTTTGGAVLPYLLLALLVLIILILIMIAACKPFRRFFSPYFRSSTIKTTASSSDVQEDVERPLVSRDSDEVEADISENPSNHDLESMYNQADGHIGSPRTNYKNGLPPIHPRTHSQLSHGDSLILDISDHSERVVVGQTLKRPHVSAGEQKYDSEEDSNFKSKIKSDDGSPRKLFISKSSAEQRTILNLEVISGPSCGAHHSILSTNKSKLPLTLGRVLPSDVLVTDSEVSGKHARINWNASKLKWELVDMGSLNGTLLNSKAVHHPQTGSRHWGDPVELSSGDIITLGTSSKIHVQITSPLNKVPFGVGVVSDPMSARRGGKKLPMEDVCYYHWPLPGADQFGLFGICDGHGGAGAASSTSKIMPEMVTRILSDTFRREKVFSHCDASDVLREAFSQTEAHLDHLYEGCTTTVLLIWADGHGNFFAQCANVGDSACIANIEGQLVKLSEDHRIVSATERLRMQAAGEPLKDGETRLCGLNLGRMLGDKFLKQQDARFSSEPYISQVVYMNSESRDFAIMASDGFWDVVNSKKAIQLVHQARDRNAATSEENLAEKIANSLLGEARAQRTKDNTSIIFLDFDINHSCKHDE; encoded by the exons ATGGAGATCGTAACACTAGTTGACGGCATTGCCACCACCACAACCGGCGGTGCCGTACTTCCCTACCTCCTCCTTGCTCTTCTTGTCCTTATTATTCTCATTCTTATTATGATCGCTGCTTGTAAACCATTCCGCCGTTTTTTCTCTCCTTATTTCCGTTCTTCCACCATCAAAACCACGGCTTCCTCTTCCGAT GTTCAAGAAGATGTAGAAAGACCTCTCGTTTCTCGAGATTCGGACGAGGTTGAGGCTGACATAAGTGAGAATCCCAGCAATCATGATTTAGAAAGCATGTATAATCAAGCTGATGGGCATATCGGTTCACCTcgaacaaattataaaaatggtCTTCCACCTATCCATCCTCGCACCCATTCGCAGTTGTCACATGGTGACAGCCTTATCCTTGATATTTCTGACCATTCCGAGAGAGTTGTGGTCGGGCAAACTTTGAAACGCCCTCATGTTTCTGCTGGAGAACAGAAATACGATTCAGAGGAAGATTCAAATTTCAAGTCGAAAATTAAATCAGATGATGGTAGTCCCAGGAAATTGTTTATATCAAAATCTTCTGCAGAGCAAA GAACCATCCTCAACTTGGAGGTTATTTCTGGTCCTTCATGTGGGGCACATCACTCTATACTATCAACAAACAAATCTAAGCTCCCATTGACTCTTGGAAGAGTTTTGCCCAGTGATGTATTGGTGACTGATTCAGAAGTATCTGGGAAGCATGCCCGAATAAATTGGAATGCAAGT AAGTTGAAATGGGAGTTGGTTGACATGGGTAGCTTAAATGGAACTCTTTTGAATTCCAAAGCAGTCCACCATCCTCAAACTGGAAGTAGACATTGGGGTGATCCAGTTGAGCTCAGTAGTGGAGACATAATAACTCTTGGCACATCTTCAAAGATACAT GTTCAAATTACATCTCCGCTAAATAAGGTCCCATTTGGAGTTGGAGTAGTGTCAGATCCCATGTCTGCACGCAGAGGTGGGAAGAAGTTGCCGATGGAAGATGTCTGCTATTACCATTGGCCTCTGCCTGGGGCTGATCAG TTTGGGCTGTTTGGCATTTGTGACGGACATGGTGGTGCAGGTGCTGCCTCATCTACCAGCAA AATAATGCCTGAGATGGTTACTAGAATTTTATCTGATACATTTAGAAGAGAGAAGGTTTTTTCACATTGTGATGCTTCAGATGTCCTTAGAGAAGCATTCTCTCAGACAGAAGCACATCTGGACCATTTATATGAG GGTTGTACCACAACAGTGCTTCTGATCTGGGCTGATGGTCATGGCAATTTTTTTGCTCAGTGTGCAAATGTTGGCGATTCAGCCTGCATTGCAAA TATTGAAGGGCAACTAGTTAAATTATCGGAAGACCATCGAATAGTCAGTGCCACCGAAAGGCTACGGATGCAAGCAGCTGGAGAACCACTAAAGGACGGGGAAACACGATTATGTG GTTTGAACCTTGGACGAATGCTGGGAGACAAGTTTCTCAAGCAACAGGATGCTCGATTCAGTTCAGAACCTTACATAAGTCAGGTGGTGTACATGAATTCAGAAAGCCGGGATTTTGCTATAATGGCCAG TGACGGGTTTTGGGATGTTGTTAACTCTAAGAAGGCCATCCAACTCGTCCATCAG GCAAGAGATAGAAATGCTGCGACTTCTGAAGAAAATTTAGCAGAGAAAATTGCCAATTCATTGTTAGGGGAGGCGAGAGCACAACGTACAAAGGACAATACATCCataatatttttagattttgacATAAACCATTCTTGTAAACATGATGAATGA
- the LOC122592921 gene encoding accelerated cell death 11, which translates to MDSSSSASGGDKPLRKISESFSEIANSIKQSEEVELAPFSHACSLVSPLFRCLGIAFKFAEMDYVAKVNDLCETSKSILTLQLMMENDIKENCVRKAGSHTRNLLRVKRGLDMVKVLFEEILASENNSLKNPASKAYGQVFSPYHGWAIRKAVAAGMYALPTKQQLLQKLNEDEISARTEMQKYVAASALVIVYIDKLFQSRELGIDW; encoded by the exons ATGGATTCATCGTCATCAGCATCGGGGGGCGATAAGCCGCTGAGAAAGATATCAGAATCATTCAGTGAAATCGCAAACTCAATCAAACAATCTGAAGAAGTGGAACTAGCCCCTTTCTCTCACGCTTGTTCTCTCGTTTCTCCTCTTTTCCGATGCCTTGGTATCGCTTTCAAATTCGCTGAAATGGATTATGTCGCCAAG GTGAATGATCTCTGTGAGACTTCCAAGTCTATTTTGACTTTGCaattgatgatggaaaacgACATTAAAGAAAATTGTGTTAGGAAGGCAGGTAGTCACACCAGGAATCTTTTGAGGGTGAAGCGTGGTTTGGATATGGTTAAAGTCTTGTTTGAGGAGATTCTAGCTTCAGA GAACAATTCTTTAAAGAATCCAGCATCTAAAGCTTATGGGCAGGTCTTCTCTCCATATCATGGATGGGCTATACGAAAAGCAGTTGCTGCAGGAATGTATGCTCTTCCCACAAAGCAACAACTGTTGCAAAAGCTTAATGAGGATG AAATATCTGCAAGGACTGAGATGCAGAAGTATGTTGCCGCATCTGCCCTTGTCATTGTCTACATTGACAAGCTTTTTCAGTCAAGAGAATTGGGCATAGATTGGTGA
- the LOC122593995 gene encoding 60S ribosomal protein L21-1-like, translating to MPAGHGLRSRTRDLFARGFRKKGTIHLSTYLRTYHVGDYVDIKVNGAVHKGMPHKFYHGRTGQVWNVTKRAIGVEMNKQVGNRIIKKRIHVRIEHVMPSRCNEELKMRIKKNDQLKAEAKAKGVVISTKRQPLGPKPGFMVEGTTLETVTPIPYDVVNDLKGGY from the exons ATGCCAGCCGGACATGGGTTAAGATCTCGAACAAGAGACTTGTTCGCAAGAGGGTTCAGGAAGAAGGGAACCATCCATCTCTCGACATATCTAAGAACATATCATGTCGGTGATTATGTCGATATTAAGGTTAATGGTGCTGTTCACAAAGGCATGCCCCATAAGTTCTACCATGGCCGTACTGGTCAGGTCTGGAATGTCACCAAACGTGCTATTGGTGTTGAGATGAACAAACAG GTTGGAAACAGGATTATCAAGAAGAGAATTCATGTGCGCATTGAACATGTGATGCCATCCAGGTGCAATGAAGAGTTGAAAATGAGGATCAAGAAGAACGATCAACTGAAGGCAGAGGCTAAGGCGAAGGGTGTGGTGATCAGTACCAAGAGGCAACCATTGGGACCCAAGCCAGGATTTATGGTGGAAGGAACTACTCTCGAAACTGTAACTCCCATCCCCTATGATGTTGTCAACGATCTTAAGGGTGGATATTAA
- the LOC122593407 gene encoding pentatricopeptide repeat-containing protein At4g14820 has product MNAMTSIIPSSTAFHHDSNYYNNLLTTSSSSLPHLKQIHARIIRSHSSSSSSSLVVKLFLSACALPSSPFHYLLSIFTQLENPEPRLSNKLLRHLSRTTDPENTLFVYAKMRDQDFVFDSFSIPPLLKASTRVKALTEGKEIHGFCFKMEFGSDPFVQTGLVGMYAACGHIDDARKLFDKMSQRDIVAWNIMIHGYCANGRYNNVLPLMEEMKRSNVFPDSKVFSTVLSACAHAGNLEFGKAFHQFMNENKVVVDYNMHCALINMYAACASMDIASSLFKNLSPKNVVVATAMITGYSNAGKIEAARLIFDQMPEKDLVCWSAMISGYAEGSQAQEALYLFDQMLSLGLKPDQVTMLSVISACASLGALDHAIKIHTFIDKNGFSGDLRVNNALIDMYAKCGELERAIGVFGRMHRRNVITWSSMIGAYAVYGDALNALNLFREMKTQNIEPNDVTFVGLLYACSHSGLVEEGRKIFESMINDYNIMPRREHYGCMVDLYGRANLLREALEVIEGMPMAPNVVIWGSLMAACRIYKEVELGEYAAKQVLELDPYHDGAHILLSNIYAKEKRWENVGEMRKLMQNKGVLKQRGSSRIELDGEIYEFLTADKSHTHTNEIYAKLDEVVSELEVAGYTPNMGSVLVDLDEEDKTKALLWHSEKLALCYALLREKRGSCIRIIKNLRVCEDCHNFFKLASKVYETEIVVRDRTRFHLYKDGACSCKDYW; this is encoded by the exons ATGAATGCCATGACAAGCATCATCCCATCATCCACAGCATTTCACCATGACTCCAATTACTACAACAATCTCTTAacaacatcttcttcttcacttcCACATCTCAAACAAATCCACGCCCGAATCATTCGTTCTCACTCGTCGTCTTCGTCCTCATCTCTCGTCGTAAAACTCTTTCTTTCCGCCTGCGCTTTACCATCTTCTCCTTTCCACTACCTTCTCTCCATCTTTACCCAACTCGAAAACCCCGAACCCCGTCTTTCCAACAAACTTCTTCGCCATCTTTCTCGAACCACCGACCCGGAAAACACACTTTTCGTCTACGCGAAAATGAGAGACCaagattttgtttttgataGTTTTAGTATTCCGCCGTTACTTAAGGCTTCTACTCGAGTTAAAGCGTTAACTGAAGGAAAGGAGATTCAtgggttttgttttaaaatggAATTTGGTTCTGACCCGTTTGTGCAAACGGGTTTGGTTGGAATGTATGCTGCTTGTGGACATATCGATGATGCACGTAaactgtttgataaaatgtctcaACGAGATATTGTTGCTTGGAATATTATGATTCATGG TTATTGTGCAAATGGGCGATATAACAACGTGTTGCCTTTGATGGAGGAGATGAAGAGATCAAATGTTTTCCCGGATTCTAAAGTATTTTCAACTGTTCTCTCTGCTTGTGCTCATGCTGGAAATTTAGAATTCGGGAAAGCGTTTCATCAATTTATGAATGAAAACAAAGTTGTAGTTGACTATAATATGCATTGTGCACTGATAAACATGTATGCAGCTTGTGCCTCCATGGACATAGCGAGtagtttgtttaaaaatttgtcCCCGAAAAATGTAGTTGTTGCTACTGCCATGATTACTGGTTACTCAAATGCTGGAAAGATTGAAGCTGCTCGTTTGATTTTTGATCAAATGCCCGAAAAAGATTTGGTTTGTTGGAGTGCTATGATTTCGGGGTATGCAGAAGGAAGTCAGGCTCAGGAAGCCCTATATTTGTTCGATCAGATGCTGAGTTTGGGACTGAAACCTGACCAGGTCACTATGCTAAGTGTTATTTCCGCTTGTGCTAGTCTAGGTGCTCTCGACCACGCAATTAAAATCCATACATTTATCGATAAAAATGGGTTTAGTGGAGATTTACGTGTAAACAACGCACTTATTGACATGTATGCAAAATGTGGGGAACTGGAGAGAGCGATAGGAGTCTTTGGTAGGATGCATAGACGAAATGTCATTACATGGAGTAGCATGATTGGGGCATATGCTGTTTATGGTGATGCTTTGAATGCTCTTAACCTGTTCCGTGAaatgaaaactcaaaatatcGAGCCAAATGATGTAACTTTTGTAGGTTTACTCTATGCTTGTAGCCATTCGGGATTGGTTGAAGAGGGTCGGAAAATTTTTGAATCAATGATCAACGATTACAATATAATGCCTAGGCGAGAACATTATGGTTGCATGGTGGATCTCTATGGGAGAGCTAATTTGCTTAGAGAAGCTCTTGAAGTAATCGAAGGTATGCCCATGGCACCAAATGTTGTCATCTGGGGCTCTCTAATGGCTGCTTGTCGAATCTACAAGGAGGTTGAACTAGGCGAGTATGCAGCAAAACAGGTTCTTGAGCTAGACCCATATCATGATGGCGCACACATCCTTTTATCGAATATATACGCTAAAGAGAAAAGATGGGAAAATGTTGGGGAAATGAGGAAATTGATGCAAAATAAGGGCGTATTGAAACAACGTGGATCAAGTAGAATCGAATTGGATGGCGagatttatgagtttttaaCTGCGGATAAAAGTCACACACATACAAATGAGATATATGCCAAGTTAGATGAGGTTGTAAGTGAGTTAGAGGTGGCTGGCTACACTCCAAATATGGGCAGCGTTTTGGTTGATTTAGACGAAGAAGACAAGACAAAGGCGCTGTTATGGCATAGTGAAAAGTTAGCACTTTGCTACGCGTTATTAAGAGAGAAAAGAGGATCTTGCATCCGTATAATCAAAAATCTTAGAGTTTGTGAAGACTGTCATAATTTCTTTAAGCTGGCATCTAAGGTTTATGAGACTGAGATTGTTGTACGAGATAGGACAAGGTTTCACCTTTACAAGGATGGTGCGTGTTCTTGCAAAGACTATTGGTGA